Below is a window of Halomonas sp. Bachu 37 DNA.
TGGCCGTTACCCAGCTGGCGCTCGAGGAGATCTCCCGCCATGGCTTCGGCGGGCTGGCAAGTGCCTATAACATCCACGCCAATATTGTCATGCCCTATCTCCAGAACCTGGGAAGCCCGGCTCAACAGGAGCAGTGGCTACCCGCTATGGCACGGGGTGAGGTGGTGGGTGCCATCGCCATGACCGAGCCCAATGCGGGCAGTGACCTGGCAGCACTGAAGACTCGCGCCAAAAAAGTGGAGGCTGGATGGCAGCTTGACGGCGCCAAGCTGTTCATCACCAACGGCCAGGTGGCCGATCTGGTCATCGTCTGCGCCAAGACCGACCCGGACGCGGGCGCCAAGGGTGTCTCCTTGTTTCTGGTGGATACCCGGCTGCCCGGATTTTCCCGTGGCAAACCGATCAGGAAAATCGGCCAGCACGCCAGCGATACTGCCGAGCTGTTCTTCGACCAGCTGTTGCTGCCCGAGTCGGCACTGCTGGGAGAAGTCGGTGCGGGGTTTCGCTACTTGATGCAGGAGCTGCCTCGTGAACGCCTGGGCGTCGGTGCCCAGGCATTGGGTGCCATGGAAGGGGCGCTGGCATTGACGCTTGACTACGTCAAGGAGCGACGTGCTTTCGGCCAGGCGGTCGGAGACTTTCAAAACACCCGCTTCAAGCTGGCCGAGATCAAGGCGCAAATCGACATGGCCCGGGCCTATTTCGATTCCTGCGTGGAGAAGTATCGCCACCAGAAAATGGACTCCACCGATGCCGCCATCCTCAAGTTGCAATTGAGTGAAATGCAGTGCCGCACCGTGGACACCTGCCTGCAGTTTTTCGGCGGCTACGGTTATACCCTCGAGTATCCGATTTCGCGGTTCTACCTGGATGCTCGGGTGCAAACCCTCTACGCCGGTACCTCGGAAATCATGAAAGAGGTCATCGCTCGTTCCCTGCTGGGCAGAGCGGCCTGAGCGGCAATCATGGCGAGCGTGGGCAGACTGTGACAGAACAGCGTTGACAGCACGGCTTTACAGGACAGAACTGACAGGAGAAAGACATGCGCTTGGATTCGGTTGTTATCGTCGATGGGGTGCGTACCGCCATCGGTAGCTTCGGCGGCAGCCTGGCGGGGCTGGCCCCGCATGAAATGGGCACGGTGACGGCGCGTGAGGCGCTCCAGCGCGCCAAGGTCGCCCCCGACTGGATCGATCATTCGGTCTATGGGCATATCATCACCACCGGGCCGCAGGATGCCTATCTGGCGCGCCATATCGCACTCGATGCCGGCGTGCCGGAAGCGGCGGCAGCCTTCAACGTCAATCGTCTGTGTGGCTCGGGCGTGCAGGCGGTGGTGTCGGCGGCTCAGCAGATAGCGCTGGGTGACAGCCGCTTCGCTCTGGCGGGCGGGGCCGAATCGATGAGCCGTGGGGCTTACGTGTTGCCTCCCCAGGCCCGCAACGGGATACGCATGGGGCATGCCGATATTCAGGATTTGACCCTGGGAATTCTCAGCGACCCATTCGGCAGCGGCCACATGGGGGTGACGGCGGAGAATATTGCTAAGCGTAACGGTCTCTCCCGCGACGACCTGGATCAATTCGCCCTCGAAAGCCACCAGAAGGCCGCCCGGGCCATCGACGAAAACCGATTTGCCGACCAGATCGTGGCGGTTCCCGTCAAGCAAGGCCGCGGTGAACGGCTGTTTACCCAGGACGAGCATGTGCGTGAAAACGTCACCCTGGAAGACCTGGCACGACTGAAGCCGGCTTTCCGCAAGGATGGCATCGTCACCGCCGGTAACGCCTCCGGAATCAACGATGGCGCTGCGTCCCTGGTGCTGGCCGATGCCGATGAAGCGCAGCGCCAGGGCTTGACGCCACGGGCTTGCCTGCGCGTGGCGACCGTGGCCGGAGTAGAGCCGTCACTGATGGGGCTGGGGCCCATACCGGCGGTCAAGCGCTGCCTCAAGCAGGCGGGGCTGAGCATCGGCGATATCGACGTAATCGAATCCAACGAAGCCTTTGCCGCTCAGGCGCTCGCCGTGGCCCGGGAACTGGAATTTCCCCTGGAGCGTCTCAATCCCAACGGCGGGGCCGTAGCCCTGGGGCACCCGGTGGGTGCCACCGGCGCCATCCTGATTCTCAAGGCGCTGCATGAACTGGAGCGAACCGAAGGGCGCTACGGTCTCATTACCTTGTGTATTGGTGGGGGGCAAGGCATCGCCTTGCTTATCGAGCGCTGCTGAGCCAATTATCGTTACGGTAAATCCCGCAAGAGACATGACCAACAAGTGCTATTAACAACAATAGCCATGAACAACAGGAGCCAATCATGAGCCAGGTCACGCCGAAGATTCTTCCGCCCACGGCTTCCGCCACGAATCCGCCGCTGATGATCGGCGATCTTCTCGATTCGGGCGTGCGCATGGCTGGTGACAACCAGATTGTCTACCGCGACCAGAGTCGTCATGACTACCGGCGTTTTCGTCAGCGCGTTCACCAGCTGGCGCACCTGTTGTCGGCGCAAGGGGTCAAGGCGGGAGATGTCGTGGCGGTGCTGGATTGGGATAGCCACCGTTACCTGGAATGTTTCTTCGCCATCCCCATGCTTGGCGCGGTGCTTCACACGGTCAATGTGCGTCTGGCACCCGAACAGATCCACTACACCATGGAGCACGCCGAGGATGCCTTCGTCCTGGTTCATGAGGATTTCGTGCCGTTGATGGCACCATTGGCGATAAAGTTGCCAATGGTGAAAGGCTATCTGCTGTGCCGGGAACAAAACCAGATTGACGAATCTGCGGCCGCCCAATCAGGGCTCGATGTGGTGGGCGAGTACGAGGCCTTGCTCGCCGAGCAGCCACTCGAGTATGACTTTCCGACATTCGACGAGAATGCCGTGGCCACGCTGTTCTATACCACCGGTACCACCGGCAACCCCAAGGGAGTGTTCTTTACCCACCGGCAGCTGGTGTTGCATACCCTGGGCGAAGCCAGCCTGTTCCAGGCGCCGGGCTTTGCCTTGCTCGATAGGGACAAGGTCTACATGCCCATCACCCCCATGTTCCATGTCCATGCCTGGGGCGTGCCCTATACCGCCACGCTGATGGGGGCAACGCAAGTCTACCCCGGGCGCTACGAGCCGGAAATGCTGGTCAATCTGCTGCTCAAGGAGAAGGTCGATTTCTCCCATTGCGTTCCCACGCTGCTCAACATGGTGGTCAGCGCCGATGCCATCGCCTCGGGGCAGGTCGATCTCTCCGGCTGGAAGGTACTGGTCGGCGGTAGCGCCCTGACCCAGTCGCTGGCGAGCAAGGCCAGGGAGCTGGGAATCGATACGCGCAGTGCCTACGGCATGTCGGAGACCTGTCCGCTATTGACGGCGGATATATTGCCCAGCGATATCGATAAAGCCGATTTCGAGACCCAATTGCCCTGGCGCTGCAAGGCCGGGCTTCCCGTACCGCTGGTCACGTTGCAGGTCGTTGACGAAAGCGGCGAGCCGCTGCCTCACGATGGCAGGAGCGTGGGGGAAGTGCGCGTAAAGGCTCCCTGGCTGACCCAGGCATATTACAAGGAGGAGAAGCGTAGCGAGGAGCTGTGGCGTGACGGCTGGCTGCATACCGGCGATGTCGCCTCGTTGGATGAGCGGGGATTTCTGACCATCAGCGATCGTATCAAGGACGTTATCAAGACCGGTGGCGAGTGGCTGTCGTCGTTGGAATTGGAGAACTACATCAGCCGCTGCCCGGGAATCGCCGAAGTGGCGGTGATCGGTATCAAGGACGAGAAATGGGGCGAACGGCCAGCGGCTCTGGTGGTGGCGAATGATCTCAACAATCCCCCCGAAGCCGACCAGGTGCAGGCTTTTCTGCAAACCTTCGTCGATCAGGGCAAGCTCAACCGCTGGGCGATTCCGGCATTCATTCGTTTCGTCGACGAGATTCCCAAGACCAGCGTGGGCAAGCTGGACAAGAAGCGCATTCGTCAGGAGGTTTAGGCCGTAGAGGCGAGTTCACGTCGGTACGCGGCGGGCGAGTTGCCCGTCCACGCCTTGAAGGCGCGACTGAAACAGGCCAGGTCGTCGAACCCCAGCGCTTCGGCGATGGAGATCAGAGGGCGCTCGCTGCGGGTGAGCGCCTGGATGGCGTAGTCGCGCCGGAATTCATCCTTGACCGCCTGGAAGTGCGTGCCTTCGGCCGTAAGATGACGGGAAAGAGTTCTGACCGACATATGCAGCGCCTGAGCTACATCGCCTACCGATCCGGAGGCTGGTAGATGACGGGCAAGGTGTTCACGGACACGGTGCGATAGCAGGCGATCCTCGAACGAAACGTAGAACCAGTCGGCGGGAGCCCGTTTGAGAAACGCGCCCAGGTTGCGCTTGGTCTGCCGGATGGGCTGCTCCAGTAGTTGGCTATCGAAATAGAACGCCGTCTGGGGACGATCGAAATGCAGCTTGCCCGGATAGAAATAGAGATAGTCGGCGCTATGGGCCGGCTGGGCGTAGGCGCACTCCATCATCAGCGGCGGAATCTTGCGCGCAATCATCCACGAGGCGATGCCGTGAAACAGCTTGAGCATCAACTCGTGAATCAGGATACGGCTGCCGGTAGGCGTACGGTACTCCACCAGCGCCATACGGGCCAGGTCGCCATCCACGGAATACTCGTAGCCGAAGTCATCCAGCAGGATGCGGAAGAATAGCGTGTAGCGATGCAGCGCGACCTTCAGCGTCGGGGCATCGAGAACGCTCAAGCAAAGAAGTTTCAGTGTGCCGCCGCGCAAGGGTCGGGCAAAGAATCCTGGAGTCTCGTCGTCAAGCAGCAGCACCAGCGAGCGGTAGAGCCTGGCGAACTGCTCCACGGTCACCCGACCATGGGGAGCATCGAGTAGAAAATTCGGTATTCCGGCATAGTCCAGACATTGTTGACGGTAGCGCGACGGGTGCGCCAGGCCGTTAAACAGCTCGTTGACGAAATGCATGGAAACCGTAACCGTCACTGATATCGCTCCTGCGCCGGGACTCGAAAGGCTTGACGTTAGCACGCCCTCGATGGACCCTCCAGCGGTTGCATCCACGCCACTTGCCCCCATGCCCTTGGCCATGCGTTACACTACCCGGATCAACATGCTCCCGGAATGACCCGCGCCTGTGACTCGAGAGGATACTGCGTGACCCTGCTACGTCTGGAACAACTGCAACTTGCCTATGGCACCCATGTACTGCTCGACCGCGCCGAACTGACGCTGGAAAGAGGTGAGCGGTTGGGGCTGGTGGGCCGTAACGGCACCGGTAAATCGACACTGTTGAAGCTGGTGGCTGGCGACATTTTCCCCGATGACGGGTCGATCTGGCGCGTCCCGGGCTTGAAGATCGGCGTGCTTTCCCAGGAGCTACCCGAATCCACCGGCATGACCATCTTCGAGGTAGTCGCCCAGGGTCTCCCCG
It encodes the following:
- the bktB gene encoding beta-ketothiolase BktB, with the protein product MRLDSVVIVDGVRTAIGSFGGSLAGLAPHEMGTVTAREALQRAKVAPDWIDHSVYGHIITTGPQDAYLARHIALDAGVPEAAAAFNVNRLCGSGVQAVVSAAQQIALGDSRFALAGGAESMSRGAYVLPPQARNGIRMGHADIQDLTLGILSDPFGSGHMGVTAENIAKRNGLSRDDLDQFALESHQKAARAIDENRFADQIVAVPVKQGRGERLFTQDEHVRENVTLEDLARLKPAFRKDGIVTAGNASGINDGAASLVLADADEAQRQGLTPRACLRVATVAGVEPSLMGLGPIPAVKRCLKQAGLSIGDIDVIESNEAFAAQALAVARELEFPLERLNPNGGAVALGHPVGATGAILILKALHELERTEGRYGLITLCIGGGQGIALLIERC
- a CDS encoding AraC family transcriptional regulator; amino-acid sequence: MTVTVSMHFVNELFNGLAHPSRYRQQCLDYAGIPNFLLDAPHGRVTVEQFARLYRSLVLLLDDETPGFFARPLRGGTLKLLCLSVLDAPTLKVALHRYTLFFRILLDDFGYEYSVDGDLARMALVEYRTPTGSRILIHELMLKLFHGIASWMIARKIPPLMMECAYAQPAHSADYLYFYPGKLHFDRPQTAFYFDSQLLEQPIRQTKRNLGAFLKRAPADWFYVSFEDRLLSHRVREHLARHLPASGSVGDVAQALHMSVRTLSRHLTAEGTHFQAVKDEFRRDYAIQALTRSERPLISIAEALGFDDLACFSRAFKAWTGNSPAAYRRELASTA
- a CDS encoding fatty acid--CoA ligase, with amino-acid sequence MSQVTPKILPPTASATNPPLMIGDLLDSGVRMAGDNQIVYRDQSRHDYRRFRQRVHQLAHLLSAQGVKAGDVVAVLDWDSHRYLECFFAIPMLGAVLHTVNVRLAPEQIHYTMEHAEDAFVLVHEDFVPLMAPLAIKLPMVKGYLLCREQNQIDESAAAQSGLDVVGEYEALLAEQPLEYDFPTFDENAVATLFYTTGTTGNPKGVFFTHRQLVLHTLGEASLFQAPGFALLDRDKVYMPITPMFHVHAWGVPYTATLMGATQVYPGRYEPEMLVNLLLKEKVDFSHCVPTLLNMVVSADAIASGQVDLSGWKVLVGGSALTQSLASKARELGIDTRSAYGMSETCPLLTADILPSDIDKADFETQLPWRCKAGLPVPLVTLQVVDESGEPLPHDGRSVGEVRVKAPWLTQAYYKEEKRSEELWRDGWLHTGDVASLDERGFLTISDRIKDVIKTGGEWLSSLELENYISRCPGIAEVAVIGIKDEKWGERPAALVVANDLNNPPEADQVQAFLQTFVDQGKLNRWAIPAFIRFVDEIPKTSVGKLDKKRIRQEV
- a CDS encoding acyl-CoA dehydrogenase family protein, with translation MAHSEHTDMTALFHDMIRRFLAQEVAPHYEQWEEQGEIPRGIWHKLGEAGLLGIDLDESHGGAGADVAVTQLALEEISRHGFGGLASAYNIHANIVMPYLQNLGSPAQQEQWLPAMARGEVVGAIAMTEPNAGSDLAALKTRAKKVEAGWQLDGAKLFITNGQVADLVIVCAKTDPDAGAKGVSLFLVDTRLPGFSRGKPIRKIGQHASDTAELFFDQLLLPESALLGEVGAGFRYLMQELPRERLGVGAQALGAMEGALALTLDYVKERRAFGQAVGDFQNTRFKLAEIKAQIDMARAYFDSCVEKYRHQKMDSTDAAILKLQLSEMQCRTVDTCLQFFGGYGYTLEYPISRFYLDARVQTLYAGTSEIMKEVIARSLLGRAA